A portion of the Lolium rigidum isolate FL_2022 chromosome 1, APGP_CSIRO_Lrig_0.1, whole genome shotgun sequence genome contains these proteins:
- the LOC124707539 gene encoding uncharacterized protein LOC124707539, with the protein MATFDVYGLENLSNSQLIESQICVVNQHRDDVSSLNVAIAGWTVNPSLYGDSRTHFFTLWTADGYKSTGCYDMSCVGFVPVNYAPITPGDILDPTDGHLKITIKIFKNKDDGDWWLHFGRDNHNLSAVGYWPKSIFNNLEDHANNIQWGGYTRSALHSASPPMGNGHWPKQRAASVRDVRYVDSSGKGYGIDPWPVGLRAYVSHKQCYDVSYFLNEMFYYGGPGGCTK; encoded by the exons ATGGCAACATTTGACGTATATGGTTTGGAGAATCTGAGTAACAGCCAATTAATTGAGTCACAAATATGTGTGGTAAATCAGCATAGGGATGACGTCAGTAGCCTCAATGTTGCAATAGCCGGATGGACG GTAAACCCTTCCCTGTACGGTGATAGCAGAACACATTTCTTTACACTATGGACG GCAGATGGGTATAAATCAACTGGGTGCTATGATATGTCATGCGTTGGTTTTGTGCCGGTAAATTATGCTCCTATCACGCCAGGAGATATTTTAGATCCTACTGACGGACATCTTAAGATCACAATAAAGATTTTTAAG AATAAGGATGACGGTGACTGGTGGTTGCACTTTGGTCGTGATAACCATAACCTTAGCGCTGTTGGGTACTGGCCAAAGAGTATTTTTAATAATTTAGAAGACCATGCAAATAACATACAATGGGGTGGTTACACTCGATCTGCGCTTCATAGTGCTAGTCCCCCAATGGGCAATGGACATTGGCCCAAACAAAGAGCAGCTTCTGTTCGAGACGTCCGATACGTCGACTCTAGTGGCAAAGGATACGGAATTGATCCATGGCCTGTTGGCCTTCGTGCTTACGTATCCCATAAGCAGTGTTATGACGTTAGTTATTTTCTTAATGAAATGTTTTACTATGGAGGTCCAGGTGGTTGTACCAAGTAG